A portion of the Etheostoma cragini isolate CJK2018 chromosome 13, CSU_Ecrag_1.0, whole genome shotgun sequence genome contains these proteins:
- the trim3b gene encoding tripartite motif-containing protein 3b isoform X2 produces the protein MEKREAGSTSPVVRQIDKQFLVCSICLDHYRNPKVLPCLHTFCESCLQNYIPPESLTLSCPVCRQTSILPEKGVGALQNNFFITNLMEVLQRDPECSRPEACSVLESVSAAAAGKPLCCPNHDGKVMEFYCESCETAMCLDCTEGEHREHVTVPLRDVVEQHKAALKTQLDAILSRLPQLTTSIELVSEISRQLNEGKNKAVAEITSTFEELERALHQRKTALITDLENICSTKQKVLQAQLSSLLQGKEHIQSSCSFTEQALSHGSATEVLLVQKQMSERVTALARHDFPERPHQNAHLDCQVETEGLRRSIQNLGVLLTTSAVAHTSVATGEGLRHATTGQMQTITVTTKDKDGELVRTGNAVLKAEITSADRSRVAETEITDNKNGTYEVGYTLRTEGEYTFSLLMYGQPLRGSPFRLRAIKPSDVPQSPDDVKRRVKSPSGTGGHIRQKAVRRPSSMYSTTKKKENPIEDELIYRVGSRGREKGEFTNLQGISASCSGRVVVADSNNQCIQVFSNDGQFKMRFGVRGRSPGQLQRPTGVTVDMNGDIVVADYDNRWVSIFSSDGKFKNKIGAGRLMGPKGVAVDKNGHIITVDNKACCVFIFQSNGKLVTKFGGRGTSDRQFAGPHFVAVNNKNEIIVTDFHNHSVKVYSADGEFLFKFGSHGEGNGQFNAPTGVAVDANGNIIVADWGNSRIQVFDSTGSFLSYINTSADPLYGPQGLALTSDGHVAVADSGNHCFKVYRYLQ, from the exons TTGTCTCCAGAACTACATTCCCCCAGAGTCTCTTACGCTCTCGTGTCCAGTGTGTCGTCAGACGTCCATCCTGCCAGAGAAAGGAGTGGGTGCTCTACAGAACAACTTCTTCATCACTAATCTAATGGAG GTCCTTCAACGGGACCCCGAGTGCTCACGGCCGGAGGCCTGCAGTGTCCTTGAGTCAGTTAGTGCTGCAGCTGCAGGGAAGCCCCTCTGCTGCCCGAACCATGACGGAAAG GTGATGGAGTTCTACTGCGAGTCGTGTGAGACAGCCATGTGTCTGGACTGTACGGAGGGTGAGCACCGAGAGCACGTGACTGTTCCTCTGCGGGACGTTGTGGAACAGCACAAGGCCGCGCTGAAGACACAGCTGGATGCCATACTAAGCAG GCTCCCACAGCTAACAACATCCATTGAGCTGGTGAGTGAGATCTCCCGCCAGCTGAATGAAGGGAAGAACAAGGCGGTGGCAGAGATTACCAGTACTTTTGAAGAGCTGGAGCGGGCGCTGCATCAGCGCAAGACGGCCCTCATCACAGACCTGGAGAACATATGCAGCACAAAGCAGAAG GTCCTGCAGGCCCAGCTTTCATCTCTTCTCCAGGGGAAGGAACACATCCAGAGCAGTTGCAGCTTTACTGAGCAGGCTCTTAGCCATGGGAGTGCTACTGAG GTGCTGCTAGTTCAGAAGCAGATGAGTGAGCGGGTAACAGCGCTGGCAAGACATGACTTCCCAGAGAGACCACATCAGAATGCACACCTGGATTGTCAG GTGGAAACTGAAGGTCTGCGGCGCTCCATCCAGAACCTGGGAGTTCTCCTCACCACATCTGCGGTGGCTCACACCTCCGTCGCCACAGGAGAGGGCCTCCGCCACGCAACAACTGGCCAGATGCAAACAATTACTgtgacaacaaaagacaaa GATGGGGAGTTGGTGCGGACAGGAAATGCTGTTTTAAAAGCGGAGATCACATCTGCTGACAGGAGCCGGGTTGCGGAGACGGAGATAACGGACAATAAGAATGGGACGTATGAGGTGGGCTACACGTTACGCACTGAGGGAGAGTAcactttctctctgttgatgtaTGGCCAACCGTTACGTGGTAGCCCGTTCCGCCTGCGGGCCATCAAGCCCTCAGATGTGCCACAATCTCCAGATGACGTAAAGAGGAGGGTGAAGTCTCCCAGCGGGACAGGGGGCCACATACGGCAGAAAGCAGTGCGACGGCCTTCCAGCATGTACAGCACCACCAAGAAAAAGGAGAACCCCATCGAGGATGAGCTCATCTACAGAGTGG GTTCCCGAGGTAGAGAAAAAGGGGAGTTCACAAATCTGCAAGGAATCTCAGCCTCTTGTAGCGGCAGAGTGGTGGTGGCTGACAGCAACAACCAGTGTATACAG GTATTCTCCAATGATGGCCAGTTCAAGATGCGTTTTGGGGTCAGAGGTCGGTCTCCGGGGCAACTGCAGAGACCAACTGGTGTCACTGTGGACATGAACGGGGACATTGTGGTAGCAGACTATGACAATCGATGGGTCAGCATCTTCTCCTCTGATGGGAAGTTTAAG AATAAGATCGGCGCAGGCCGGCTTATGGGTCCTAAGGGTGTTGCTGTCGATAAGAATGGACACATCATCACAGTGGACAACAAGGCCTGCTGTGTCTTCATCTTTCAATCCAATGGGAAGTTGGTGACTAAATTTGGAGGCAGAGGGACCTCTGACAGACAGTTTGCTG GTCCACACTTTGTTGCCGTGAACAACAAGAATGAAATTATTGTGACTGATTTTCACAATCACTCCGTAAAG GTGTACAGTGCAGATGGAGAGTTTTTGTTTAAGTTTGGTTCTCATGGTGAAGGCAATGGCCAGTTCAATGCTCCCACTGGCGTGGCTGTGGACGCCAACGGAAACATCATCGTAGCGGACTGGGGTAACAGCAGAATACAG gTGTTTGACAGCACAGGCTCCTTCTTATCTTACATTAACACCTCAGCGGACCCTCTGTACGGCCCCCAGGGCCTCGCCCTCACCTCAGATGGACATGTTGCTGTTGCCGACTCTGGGAACCACTGCTTTAAGGTTTACAGATATCTGCAGTAG
- the trim3b gene encoding tripartite motif-containing protein 3b isoform X1 has protein sequence MEKREAGSTSPVVRQIDKQFLVCSICLDHYRNPKVLPCLHTFCESCLQNYIPPESLTLSCPVCRQTSILPEKGVGALQNNFFITNLMEVLQRDPECSRPEACSVLESVSAAAAGKPLCCPNHDGKVMEFYCESCETAMCLDCTEGEHREHVTVPLRDVVEQHKAALKTQLDAILSRLPQLTTSIELVSEISRQLNEGKNKAVAEITSTFEELERALHQRKTALITDLENICSTKQKVLQAQLSSLLQGKEHIQSSCSFTEQALSHGSATEVLLVQKQMSERVTALARHDFPERPHQNAHLDCQVETEGLRRSIQNLGVLLTTSAVAHTSVATGEGLRHATTGQMQTITVTTKDKDGELVRTGNAVLKAEITSADRSRVAETEITDNKNGTYEVGYTLRTEGEYTFSLLMYGQPLRGSPFRLRAIKPSDVPQSPDDVKRRVKSPSGTGGHIRQKAVRRPSSMYSTTKKKENPIEDELIYRVGSRGREKGEFTNLQGISASCSGRVVVADSNNQCIQVFSNDGQFKMRFGVRGRSPGQLQRPTGVTVDMNGDIVVADYDNRWVSIFSSDGKFKNKIGAGRLMGPKGVAVDKNGHIITVDNKACCVFIFQSNGKLVTKFGGRGTSDRQFAEKLGPNFNKSGSVFSPHFVAVNNKNEIIVTDFHNHSVKVYSADGEFLFKFGSHGEGNGQFNAPTGVAVDANGNIIVADWGNSRIQVFDSTGSFLSYINTSADPLYGPQGLALTSDGHVAVADSGNHCFKVYRYLQ, from the exons TTGTCTCCAGAACTACATTCCCCCAGAGTCTCTTACGCTCTCGTGTCCAGTGTGTCGTCAGACGTCCATCCTGCCAGAGAAAGGAGTGGGTGCTCTACAGAACAACTTCTTCATCACTAATCTAATGGAG GTCCTTCAACGGGACCCCGAGTGCTCACGGCCGGAGGCCTGCAGTGTCCTTGAGTCAGTTAGTGCTGCAGCTGCAGGGAAGCCCCTCTGCTGCCCGAACCATGACGGAAAG GTGATGGAGTTCTACTGCGAGTCGTGTGAGACAGCCATGTGTCTGGACTGTACGGAGGGTGAGCACCGAGAGCACGTGACTGTTCCTCTGCGGGACGTTGTGGAACAGCACAAGGCCGCGCTGAAGACACAGCTGGATGCCATACTAAGCAG GCTCCCACAGCTAACAACATCCATTGAGCTGGTGAGTGAGATCTCCCGCCAGCTGAATGAAGGGAAGAACAAGGCGGTGGCAGAGATTACCAGTACTTTTGAAGAGCTGGAGCGGGCGCTGCATCAGCGCAAGACGGCCCTCATCACAGACCTGGAGAACATATGCAGCACAAAGCAGAAG GTCCTGCAGGCCCAGCTTTCATCTCTTCTCCAGGGGAAGGAACACATCCAGAGCAGTTGCAGCTTTACTGAGCAGGCTCTTAGCCATGGGAGTGCTACTGAG GTGCTGCTAGTTCAGAAGCAGATGAGTGAGCGGGTAACAGCGCTGGCAAGACATGACTTCCCAGAGAGACCACATCAGAATGCACACCTGGATTGTCAG GTGGAAACTGAAGGTCTGCGGCGCTCCATCCAGAACCTGGGAGTTCTCCTCACCACATCTGCGGTGGCTCACACCTCCGTCGCCACAGGAGAGGGCCTCCGCCACGCAACAACTGGCCAGATGCAAACAATTACTgtgacaacaaaagacaaa GATGGGGAGTTGGTGCGGACAGGAAATGCTGTTTTAAAAGCGGAGATCACATCTGCTGACAGGAGCCGGGTTGCGGAGACGGAGATAACGGACAATAAGAATGGGACGTATGAGGTGGGCTACACGTTACGCACTGAGGGAGAGTAcactttctctctgttgatgtaTGGCCAACCGTTACGTGGTAGCCCGTTCCGCCTGCGGGCCATCAAGCCCTCAGATGTGCCACAATCTCCAGATGACGTAAAGAGGAGGGTGAAGTCTCCCAGCGGGACAGGGGGCCACATACGGCAGAAAGCAGTGCGACGGCCTTCCAGCATGTACAGCACCACCAAGAAAAAGGAGAACCCCATCGAGGATGAGCTCATCTACAGAGTGG GTTCCCGAGGTAGAGAAAAAGGGGAGTTCACAAATCTGCAAGGAATCTCAGCCTCTTGTAGCGGCAGAGTGGTGGTGGCTGACAGCAACAACCAGTGTATACAG GTATTCTCCAATGATGGCCAGTTCAAGATGCGTTTTGGGGTCAGAGGTCGGTCTCCGGGGCAACTGCAGAGACCAACTGGTGTCACTGTGGACATGAACGGGGACATTGTGGTAGCAGACTATGACAATCGATGGGTCAGCATCTTCTCCTCTGATGGGAAGTTTAAG AATAAGATCGGCGCAGGCCGGCTTATGGGTCCTAAGGGTGTTGCTGTCGATAAGAATGGACACATCATCACAGTGGACAACAAGGCCTGCTGTGTCTTCATCTTTCAATCCAATGGGAAGTTGGTGACTAAATTTGGAGGCAGAGGGACCTCTGACAGACAGTTTGCTG AAAAACTTGGCCCAAACTTTAATAAATCTGGCTCAGTTTTCA GTCCACACTTTGTTGCCGTGAACAACAAGAATGAAATTATTGTGACTGATTTTCACAATCACTCCGTAAAG GTGTACAGTGCAGATGGAGAGTTTTTGTTTAAGTTTGGTTCTCATGGTGAAGGCAATGGCCAGTTCAATGCTCCCACTGGCGTGGCTGTGGACGCCAACGGAAACATCATCGTAGCGGACTGGGGTAACAGCAGAATACAG gTGTTTGACAGCACAGGCTCCTTCTTATCTTACATTAACACCTCAGCGGACCCTCTGTACGGCCCCCAGGGCCTCGCCCTCACCTCAGATGGACATGTTGCTGTTGCCGACTCTGGGAACCACTGCTTTAAGGTTTACAGATATCTGCAGTAG